In the Pseudoalteromonas sp. A25 genome, GAAATCGGACCAGCCCTTAAGCTTTAGTGTAGTTAGTGGAACATTCTGGAAAGTTTGACGACACAGGGTGATAGTCCCGTACACAAAAACTTATCTAAAGTGAAATCGAGTAGGTCGGAGCACGTGAAACTTTGACTGAATATGGGGGGACCATCCTCCAAGGCTAAATACTCCCAACTGACCGATAGTGAACCAGTACCGTGAGGGAAAGGCGAAAAGAACCCCTGTGAGGGGAGTGAAATAGAACCTGAAACCGTGTACGTACAAGCAGTAGGAGCCCACTTGTTGGGTGACTGCGTACCTTTTGTATAATGGGTCAGCGACTTATATTTTGTAGCGAGGTTAACCGTATAGGGTAGCCGTAGCGAAAGCGAGTCTTAACTGGGCGCTTAGTTGCAAGGTATAGACCCGAAACCCGGTGATCTAGCCATGGGCAGGTTGAAGGTTGAGTAACATCAACTGGAGGACCGAACCCACTAACGTTGAAAAGTTAGGGGATGACCTGTGGCTAGGAGTGAAAGGCTAATCAAACCGGGAGATAGCTGGTTCTCCCCGAAATCTATTTAGGTAGAGCCTCGGACGAATACTTACGGGGGTAGAGCACTGTTAAGGCTAGGGGGTCATCCCGACTTACCAACCCTTTGCAAACTCCGAATACCGTAAAGTAATATCCGGGAGACACACGGCGGGTGCTAACGTCCGTCGTGAAGAGGGAAACAACCCAGACCGCCAGCTAAGGTCCCAAAGTGTATGTTAAGTGGGAAACGATGTGGGAAGGCTAAAACAGCTAGGAGGTTGGCTTAGAAGCAGCCACCCTTTAAAGAAAGCGTAATAGCTCACTAGTCGAGTCGGCCTGCGCGGAAGATGTAACGGGGCTAAACATACCACCGAAGCTGCGGCTGCGAACTTTGTTCGCGGGGTAGGGGAGCGTTCTGTAAGCGGTTGAAGGTGTACCGGGAGGTATGCTGGACGTATCAGAAGTGCGAATGCTGACATGAGTAACGATAATGCGGGTGAAAAACCCGCACGCCGGAAGACCAAGGGTTCCTATCCCATGTTAATCAGGGTAGGGTAAGTCGACCCCTAAGGCGAGGCTGAAGAGCGTAGTCGATGGGAAACGGGTTAATATTCCCGTACTTGGAATAATTGCGATGGGGGGACGGAGCAGGCTAAGTAAGCATGGCGTTGGTTGTCCATGTGAAAGTGTGTAGGCTGGCGACTTAGGAAAATCCGGGTTGCTAAGGCTGAGACACGAGACGAGCCACTACGGTGGTGAAGTTACTGATGCCCTACTTCCAGGAAAAGCCTCTAAGCTTCAGATTATTTCGAATCGTACCCCAAACCGACACAGGTGGTCAGGTAGAGAATACTAAGGCGCTTGAGAGAACTCGGGTGAAGGAACTAGGCAAAATCGTACCGTAACTTCGGGAGAAGGTACGCTGACATTAGGTGAAGAGCTTCGCGCTTGGAGCTGAAGTCAGCCGCAGTGACCAGGTGGCTGGGACTGTTTATTAAAAACACAGCACTGTGCAAAATCGTAAGATGACGTATACGGTGTGACACCTGCCCGGTGCCGGAAGGTTAATTGATGGGGTTAGACTTAGGTCGAAGCTCTTGATCGAAGCCCCGGTAAACGGCGGCCGTAACTATAACGGTCCTAAGGTAGCGAAATTCCTTGTCGGGTAAGTTCCGACCTGCACGAATGGTGTAACCATGGCCACGCTGTCTCCACCCGAGACTCAGTGAAATTGAAATCGCAGTGAAGATGCTGTGTACCCGCGGCTAGACGGAAAGACCCCGTGAACCTTTACTACAGCTTGGCACTGAACATTGACCCTACATGTGTAGGATAGGTGGGAGGCTTTGAAGCACAGACGCTAGTTTGTGTGGAGCCGACCTTGAAATACCACCCTTGTAGTGTTGATGTTCTAACTTAGGTCCCTTATCGGGATTGAGGACAGTGCCTGGTGGGTAGTTTGACTGGGGCGGTCTCCTCCCAAAGAGTAACGGAGGAGCACGAAGGTTGGCTAAGTACGGTCGGACATCGTACGGTTAGTGTAATGGTAGAAGCCAGCTTAACTGCGAGACAGACACGTCGAGCAGGTACGAAAGTAGGTCATAGTGATCCGGTGGTTCTGAATGGAAGGGCCATCGCTCAACGGATAAAAGGTACTCCGGGGATAACAGGCTGATACCGCCCAAGAGTTCATATCGACGGCGGTGTTTGGCACCTCGATGTCGGCTCATCACATCCTGGGGCTGAAGTCGGTCCCAAGGGTATGGCTGTTCGCCATTTAAAGTGGTACGCGAGCTGGGTTTAGAACGTCGTGAGACAGTTCGGTCCCTATCTGCCGTGGGCGTTTGAGAATTGAGAGGGGCTGCTCCTAGTACGAGAGGACCGGAGTGGACGAACCGCTGGTGTTCGGGTTGTGATGCCAATTGCATTGCCCGGTAGCTACGTTCGGAATCGATAACCGCTGAAAGCATCTAAGCGGGAAGCGAGCCTCGAGATGAGTTCTCACTTTAACTTTAAGTTAACTGAAGGGCCGTTGAAGACTACAACGTTGATAGGCTGGGTGTGGAAGCATGGTGACATGTTAAGCTAACCAGTACTAATTACCCGTGAGGCTTAACCATACAACGCCAAAGTGGTTTTGCACGTTAGAAGTTAGTGTTGCTAAAGTAGCGTTTTACGAATTATCAGAATTTTCCGAATTTAAGAATTAAACAAGGTGAGCGACGACGCGGTATCGCGAAATTGATTCACCTTGCGCAAATGGAATGCTCGTGCGATGCACGATGTCATTAAACATTTGCACTAAGAATTTGCTTGGTGAACATAGCGTTTTGGAACCACCTGACCCCATGCCGAACTCAGAAGTGAAACGAAACAGCGTCGATGATAGTGTGGCAGCTGCCATGTGAAAGTAGAACATCGCCAAGCACCTAATAAAAGAAAGCCCGATTCGAAAGAGTCGGGCTTTTTTGCGTTTTGGGTTTATAGGTTTTGATAAGCGCAGCGCCATCCGATGTTTTTATACCAATTGGTATTAATTGCCCGCGGGAGGTTTGCCTTGCCAATAGCTTAAAATCTTCTGCTGTATGCATATCTGAATTAAAATGAATATAGATACCGCTATTAGATCAAACTTTTAAAGCAATTGGTATAATCTTTATGCGGAATGATATAAGACGTTTGCATAGCGTCATGTGAGCAAGTGATTTAATGATACATGTGCAATACCCTCTGATTATCGTTATGATTAAATACAGACTAATCAAATAAGGGTTATTGTGTCACTTTACTTAATATACTTGCTTGTCATATTTGCTTTGTTTGGTACTTCCGCTAGCTACTTCTTGCGCTTTTTGTATTATTACTGGGTTAAGCGGCAAATTGAAGTAAAGTTTATATGGTATGCAGGTGGCTGCGCCCTATTGGTTGTTATTATTTCAGGTATAGGGCGCTGGTTTCTCAGTGAGTAGATTAAGGCTTATAAGTTTGGCATTGTTGCTTGATACACAGAGGCGTTATTGGTAGTACAGCTTTACATGTATCAGATGATGAAGTGCTCTCGTTATTCATTCTTTCTTGCTCTGTTATCTTTGTCACTATATCGTCAAGTTTTTGCTTATTTACTCGTTTTGTCGAGTAAATAATGTATTGGCTTGGCCCCTCACACGAAGGGCGTTCACCAACAGCAAGTACTTTGCATTGATAACTGGCATCACAGGCTTTATCAGCGATTAGTGCATCTAGAATCTCATCATTGGACTTTTTAGTAGAGTCTTGGGTGGTCCACGTTATCTGGCAGCCTCCAAGTAATACTCCAACTAGTGCGATTAAGATGAAAGACAATTGCTGTTTCATAATTGCTCTTAAAATGTTTCTTGAGATGTATTGGTTAGTTTAACACATTTATTTTCAACACATTGCGCACTAGGTCGAGTTAGGTGCTGGCAAATACTCACTAAGCGATTTTGAGCATTATAACTACTTTCATAGTGTGTTATTTTACTGGCGAGCTTTTTCACTGCTTCTGAGTCGGCCGATTTATTTGAATACACAATATAGCTACTCGGTCCGCCACATGCACGACTACCCACCGCTTCAACTTGGCATTGCATTGTTGTGTCACAAGTTACATCTTGCGTCAGCGCTTTCAATTGACTGTGTAATTGTTTGATATCTTCTGCTGATACTTTGTCTAGTATGGGTTGAGGTAGTTTTTCAGCCTTTACCCCAGGGCTATGCAACTCTTTATTCGCCGGCGCTGCTGCTAAGGGCTGAGCTTTATTTTCCTCTTTACTAGGCTGTGTTTGGCTACTATTTTGTGAACTGACTTGATTACATCCCGCCAAACAAATACTCAGTATGAGTGCTTGAGATAGTTTAAACATGGCTACTCCTTTTTTTAAGTTAGTTTGCCCGTTAAGTTACAATGTTACAAGTGTTAACCGTTTGCGTATCTTAATTGCACACAAATACTTTGGACTCATGAGAGGCCGCCTTTGGTTAGTTTTTCAGGGTTTAATAGCTTAGTTAACTCGTCTTCGCTCAGTGTTGTATGTTCTTTGGCGACTTCAATAATGGGCTTGTTTTGTTGATAAGCGAGTTTTGCTATTTTTGCTGCTGCTTCATACCCTATGATAGGGTTGAGTGCTGTGACGAGAATAGGGTTTTTGGATAATGTAGCCTGTAGGTTATCGTTGTTTACTTTGAAGGTCGATATGGCTTTATCGGCAAGGAGATGGCTTGTATTTGCTAGTATTTTGATGCTTTCTAAAATGTTGTAAGCGATAACAGGCAGCATGACGTTAAGTTCAAAGTTTCCAGATTGGCCTGCCACAGTAATGGTTGTATCGTTACCAATAACTTGAGCGCATGCCATCGCTGCAGCTTCAGGTATAACAGGGTTAACTTTCTCAGGCATAATGGAGGAACCAGGTTGTAACGCTTCTAACTCAATTTCACAAAGCCCTGCTAATGGGCCAGAGTTCATCCATCGTAAGTCATTTGATATTTTCATTATGGCAACTGCGAGCGTTTTCAACGACCCAGATAAGTTCACCACGCTGTCTTGACTGCCAATACTAAAAAAGAAGTTGTCCGACGGTGTAAATTGAATACCAATACGCTTACTGAGGTTTTTGTTAAACGATTCAGCAAACGCAGGATCTGCGTTGATACCGGTTCCAACGGCTGTACCACCTTGAGCGAGTGCGCATAAGCTTGCAAGTTGCGTTTGAATATGCCCCGCGGCATGATCTACTTGTGCTTGCCAGCCACTGAGTGTTTGAGAAAGCCTAACAGGCATCGCGTCCATTAGGTGCGTCCTGCCTGTTTTTATGCAGTCTTCGACAGTAGCACTTTTATTACTTATTGCTTGTGATAAGTGTTTTAAAGCTGGCAGCAATTGAGTGGTAAGCTCGATGACACAGCTTACATGAATTGCTGTGGGGATCACATCATTAGAGCTTTGCCCCATATTCACGTCATCATTGGGGTGTATTGCTTGTGCACTATTTTGACTTGCTAAGGTAGCAATTACCTCATTTACATTCATATTGGTACTGGTGCCTGAACCCGTTTGGAATACATCTATGGGAAACTGATCAGGGAATGCGCCATCAATAATCTGTTGTGCAGCATTAATAATGGCGTCAGCTTTGTCTGAAGGTAGGTGCTTTAAATTGGCATTCGTGTGTGCGGCACTTTGTTTGATGTATGCAAGCGCACGAATGAATGGAGCTGGCAAGGTTAAATCACTGATCGGAAAGTTATTTATGGCACGTTGAGTTTGCGCTTTATAGAGGGCATTTGCAGGTACTTTTAACGCCCCCATACTGTCTTTTTCGATTCGAGTTTTTGACATGAATTGCTCCTTAGCTAGATTGCCTGTTATGCACTTGAAGATAACACGTTAAAAGGTAGACTGGTGCTTTGTATAGTTAAACTTTATGAATATATCTAATGTGTTAGGGGCTTTTTAGGTAGCTTGGTAGATATGGTGTGTGTATTGAAGGGTTTGCTAACTATGTAAAGTAAGTTACATAGTTAGCCACTAAGATGGATAAGACTTAGTGAAAAGAATAGGCATCATTAGTTGTACCCAAGTATAAATACTTGTGCAGTGTTTGGCGCATCTTCTTGCTCACTGGGCGTTAAAATATCTTGTACTTCTTTTCGGTAGTCATCACTTTGCACGAATAAGTTATCGTCATGCTCTGCAATAAGGCCTGACTCGCAAATTGGCATGTGTGTGATGGTAGAAATAAACATTATTAGGTCCTCGTGTGGTTGTATGACAATATAAATATAGCAGATGTTGTGCCATCGTGAAGAAATCTAATAAATACAAAGTATTAATCTTTTTTCATAAGTATTGTTGCGTGAATTATGTGTTTGATTGCTTCAACTTAGCGCAGCCATGAACAAAATAAGTGCAAGGAGTCAATGTGGATAAACCTTTCTCTCAAGCCTGTGAAAACAACAAAGCACCAATCTTATCGGTTATCGAGCCATATTTACGACATTATGACTACGTGCTTGAAGTGGGTTCAGGAACGGGACAGCATGCGGTATATTTTTCTGAGCAGCTGCCCCATTTGCGTTGGCAAACAAGTGATAGGGAGCAAAATCATGGAGGGATCTGCAGTTGGATTGAACAGAGCTGTGCGCAAAATGTGCTTGAACCTATACGATTAGATCTGAATCATCCATGGCCTGTGGAGCAAGTGCCTGTTATTTATACGGCCAACACGTTGCATATTGTAAGTAAGGTGCTGGTGGATAAGTTTTTTCAAAGTGTCAAAGCACATTTGGCAAACGGTGGCTTGCTGTGTATTTATGGTCCATTTAATTACCAAGGGCACTTTACAAGTGATAGCAATGCGCAGTTTGATGCATTTCTAAAAGCTAATGACTCAGACAGTGGTATTCGCGATTTTGAATGGATAAATTCGCTCGCACAACAGGCGGGTCTGAGTTTATTAAAAGATCAGGCTATGCCTGCAAATAACCGGTTATTGTTGTTTAAAAGGTAAAACCTGCGCACATTGGTCTTTATATTGCTCAATATGTACTTTTTCTCGTTGGATAAAGTCAGCAATGGCGGGGCCAAATACTGGGTGTGCAATATGATGCATAGAATAAGTCGTAACAGGCTGAAACCCCCGAGTCAGTTTATGTTCGCCTTGGGCGCCTGCATCAAACTTGTTGAGGTTGTACTTGATAGCGTATTCAATTCCTTGATAATAGCAAAGTTCAAAATGCAGAGATTGATACGCCTCAAGGGCGCCCCAATAGCGGCCGTACAAGGTATGATCATCGCATAAGTAAAAGCTAGCAGCGACTAATTTCTGATCATCAAACGCGGCACATAAGCGTACGATGTGTGGCATTGTATTAAGTACCTCTTTAAAGAATGTTAAATTCAAATACCCTTGATGGCCAGAGCGTTTGATATAGGTACTTTGATAGCACTGGAAAAAGCGCGCTAATACGAGGTTGTCAATCTGATCCGCCGTGAGCCAACGAATGGTCAGTTTATAGCGTTGTGCTTGTTGGCGCTCTTTTTTAATCATTTTACGCCGCCGAGATGTTAGCGCGTTTAGAAAGTCAGTAAAGTCTTTATATTTGTTGTTAAACCAATGAAACTGTACACCATGGCGAGTTATAAAGTCGCGGCTTGGTGATATGTTATCCGTGAAAAAATTAATATGTGCCCCTGACCATGAGTAAGCTGCACAAGTCTCCTTTAAAGTGACGCAGATATATTCAGTAAGCTCAGCCGTTAAGTTTTTGCACAAAATACGCTGACCGGTAACAGGCGTAAACGGTACACCGCACAGCCATTTAGGATAATAATTTAGGCCATAGCGTTGATATGCCTCTGCCCATGACCAGTCAAAGACATATTCACCATATGAGTGGCCTTTTAGATACCCTGGCAAAATAGCGATTAACTGTTGAGTGTGATAAATCAGTAAGTGGTGGGGTTGCCAACCACAACTGCTATGTACACATTGGCTTTGCTCGAAAGCTTTTAACCATGGATAACTGCAGAATAAATTGTCTGTGCAGAGTTGCGCCCAATCATGAGGCGATACGTCCTCAATAGAATTAACAAACTTATGGTTGAACATGGTTTGGCATTGCATCATTTATAAAGCTACTTAGGTGGTTGGCAAAATCACCGTATGCAGGATTGAAGGTTAGGCGCTGTAATGGTACAGCATGGCTCATGTTACTTTGTGTGCGCTCGCCAAGCAGTGGTGCTGAGTGTTGTTTGCACTCTAGGTATTTTGCGGGATTTTCAAGATATCCTCCACAGCTGCGATATATGCCTTTCCAGCCGTAATATGGATGTGATGGAGGCTGTAAGATACCAATATGCGACATATCGATGACCTTGTTACAGCTTGCATGCTCACAGTAAGGAGTCAGCACTTTGTAACCATCAGGTAATTGGGCCGTGGCTGAATTTGGGTTGCCATAATAGTACAGCACTTGCTTTTTAGGGGAGGGATTGGTGCTCGCAAAGCGCTTTAACATCGCAATGCTTGCATTGCTGTCAATGGTGCTGTCAACCTCACTAAAGGCTGTAAATAGAGGTAGGTCGTCAGGCAGAGACGCTGTTTTTAACCCCTGCATCGCTGCATCTGCTAAAGCGGCTGCTTGCCAAGGAAACGACTCATATTTTGCAAAATCATAGTCAGCATCTTCATCTAGCCAGTTGAGAAAGGGAATTCTTGCGATCCATTTAGCTAACCAAGCATGTTTGTTATGGGGTTCGGTAGCTGGGGAAATGAGCGCCATAGCGCGTAAGTTTTCTGGATCAGACTGTGCAACATGAGAAACAGCTAAGGCCGCACCTGTTGAGTAGCCTACAACTGCGAACTGCTCAAAATCTTCGGCTGTGCGTGTTATTGCGTAGTTGATCAACGCCTGCCAATGGCTCAGTTTAACAAGTTGCAAATCGCTGGGAGCAGTCGCATGGCCTGGTAACAGTACCGCACGTACGTTGTAGCCTTGTTGATAAAACGTATCGGCCAGAAAGTGAAAAGTGAAGGGCGAGTCTGTTAAGCCATGAATAAGCAAAATAGCACGCTCTCGGTTTGCTTGTCTGAGTTCAAACGGCGCAATGAGGTCTAACACTGTAAGCTGTTCTTTGCTATAGCCAAGAGTTTTGGCTGTTGGTGTTAACACCGGACAAGATTGTTTGGCGCGTTTGTTGCGGCTGTTGATGATCGCTTTTGTCTTGGCTACATACTCACTAAATGGCGCACTGTGTTTTACAGGCCATGTCACTGGGCCTTGATTTATCGCAAAGCGATACAGGCCATTTTGCTGCGCTTTAATGAGGTTTTGCCAATCTTGTGCTATCTGCAAACAGTTTAGCGCCGACTTGGCTGTAGCGGCGAGGGTTTGGTTTGCAAGCATATTGGCACCCAGCAAGAGTACAAGAAAAAGCAGTTTCATAGTATTAACAGTAATGTGCTAAACATAGGGCTAGCTTATCCCGCTCTAGCGGTTTTGCAAGGTGTCTGTTAAAGCCAATTGCAATGGCGTGCGCTTTGTCTTCTGGCATCACGTCTGCCGTTAGGGCGATAATGGGGAGCTCATC is a window encoding:
- a CDS encoding class II fumarate hydratase, giving the protein MSKTRIEKDSMGALKVPANALYKAQTQRAINNFPISDLTLPAPFIRALAYIKQSAAHTNANLKHLPSDKADAIINAAQQIIDGAFPDQFPIDVFQTGSGTSTNMNVNEVIATLASQNSAQAIHPNDDVNMGQSSNDVIPTAIHVSCVIELTTQLLPALKHLSQAISNKSATVEDCIKTGRTHLMDAMPVRLSQTLSGWQAQVDHAAGHIQTQLASLCALAQGGTAVGTGINADPAFAESFNKNLSKRIGIQFTPSDNFFFSIGSQDSVVNLSGSLKTLAVAIMKISNDLRWMNSGPLAGLCEIELEALQPGSSIMPEKVNPVIPEAAAMACAQVIGNDTTITVAGQSGNFELNVMLPVIAYNILESIKILANTSHLLADKAISTFKVNNDNLQATLSKNPILVTALNPIIGYEAAAKIAKLAYQQNKPIIEVAKEHTTLSEDELTKLLNPEKLTKGGLS
- a CDS encoding DUF938 domain-containing protein, whose amino-acid sequence is MDKPFSQACENNKAPILSVIEPYLRHYDYVLEVGSGTGQHAVYFSEQLPHLRWQTSDREQNHGGICSWIEQSCAQNVLEPIRLDLNHPWPVEQVPVIYTANTLHIVSKVLVDKFFQSVKAHLANGGLLCIYGPFNYQGHFTSDSNAQFDAFLKANDSDSGIRDFEWINSLAQQAGLSLLKDQAMPANNRLLLFKR
- a CDS encoding GNAT family N-acetyltransferase gives rise to the protein MMQCQTMFNHKFVNSIEDVSPHDWAQLCTDNLFCSYPWLKAFEQSQCVHSSCGWQPHHLLIYHTQQLIAILPGYLKGHSYGEYVFDWSWAEAYQRYGLNYYPKWLCGVPFTPVTGQRILCKNLTAELTEYICVTLKETCAAYSWSGAHINFFTDNISPSRDFITRHGVQFHWFNNKYKDFTDFLNALTSRRRKMIKKERQQAQRYKLTIRWLTADQIDNLVLARFFQCYQSTYIKRSGHQGYLNLTFFKEVLNTMPHIVRLCAAFDDQKLVAASFYLCDDHTLYGRYWGALEAYQSLHFELCYYQGIEYAIKYNLNKFDAGAQGEHKLTRGFQPVTTYSMHHIAHPVFGPAIADFIQREKVHIEQYKDQCAQVLPFKQQ
- a CDS encoding alpha/beta hydrolase, which codes for MLANQTLAATAKSALNCLQIAQDWQNLIKAQQNGLYRFAINQGPVTWPVKHSAPFSEYVAKTKAIINSRNKRAKQSCPVLTPTAKTLGYSKEQLTVLDLIAPFELRQANRERAILLIHGLTDSPFTFHFLADTFYQQGYNVRAVLLPGHATAPSDLQLVKLSHWQALINYAITRTAEDFEQFAVVGYSTGAALAVSHVAQSDPENLRAMALISPATEPHNKHAWLAKWIARIPFLNWLDEDADYDFAKYESFPWQAAALADAAMQGLKTASLPDDLPLFTAFSEVDSTIDSNASIAMLKRFASTNPSPKKQVLYYYGNPNSATAQLPDGYKVLTPYCEHASCNKVIDMSHIGILQPPSHPYYGWKGIYRSCGGYLENPAKYLECKQHSAPLLGERTQSNMSHAVPLQRLTFNPAYGDFANHLSSFINDAMPNHVQP